The DNA sequence GTCCTGGCGCTGACCGGTCGAGCCGTGTGTACGGTGCGAGACCGAGTTACCGTGGGTCGCGCGGCCACCACCCATGTGGTGGCGCTTGATGACGCCCTGGAAACCCTTGCCGATCGTCGTGCCCGTCACATCGACCTTCTGGCCGGCGACAAAATGGTCGACGGTGATCTCGGCGCCGACGTCGATCATGTTGTCGGCAGAGACGCGGAACTCGGCGACCTTCGCCTTCGGCTCGACGGAGGCGGTCGCGAAATGGCCGCGCATCGCCTTCGACGTGTTCTTCACCTTGGCGAGGCCAACGCCGAGCTGAACGGCGGTGTAGCCATTCTTCTCCTGCGTGCGCTGTGCCACGACCTGGCAGTTCTCCATCTGGAGAACGGTGACGGGAACATGTTCCCCGGCATCATTATAGATGCGGGTCATTCCCACCTTCTTTGCAATCACACCTGAACGCATCGGTTCAATTCCTTTAGAGTTCCGGGCCAGGGGCACCGCCCCTTACCGCGCTCTCATTCCCTTAGAGCTTGATCTCGACGTCGACGCCGGCGGCCAGATCGAGCTTCATCAAAGCATCGACCGTCTGCGGGGTCGGATCGACGATGTCGAGCAGACGCTTGTGCGTGCGCATCTCGAACTGCTCGCGGCTCTTCTTGTCGACGTGGGGCGACCGGTTGACCGTGAACTTTTCGATCCGCGTCGGCAGCGGAATGGGGCCGCGGACGTTTGCCCCGGTGCGCTTGGCCGTCGACACGATTTCCTTCGTCGAGGCGTCGAGCACGCGGTGATCAAACGCCTTCAGGCGGATGCGGATATTCTGTCCGTTCATGCGTCACTTCCTTGTTCTGGCGCGGCGCGGGCAACTCCGGCGCCCGCGACAGATCGGTTTAAGTCCAAATTACTCTTTGATGGTGACGACGATGCCGGCACCGACGGTGCGGCCGCCTTCACGGATGGCGAAGCGCAGCTTCTCTTCCATGGCGATCGGCACGATCAGCTCGAC is a window from the Mesorhizobium australicum WSM2073 genome containing:
- the rplC gene encoding 50S ribosomal protein L3 is translated as MRSGVIAKKVGMTRIYNDAGEHVPVTVLQMENCQVVAQRTQEKNGYTAVQLGVGLAKVKNTSKAMRGHFATASVEPKAKVAEFRVSADNMIDVGAEITVDHFVAGQKVDVTGTTIGKGFQGVIKRHHMGGGRATHGNSVSHRTHGSTGQRQDPGKVFKGKHMAGHMGDTRVTTQNVEVVSTDADRGLILIRGAVPGSKGAWILVRDAAKVALPANAPKPAAIRAVAAAAKNEAPATEGAE
- the rpsJ gene encoding 30S ribosomal protein S10 is translated as MNGQNIRIRLKAFDHRVLDASTKEIVSTAKRTGANVRGPIPLPTRIEKFTVNRSPHVDKKSREQFEMRTHKRLLDIVDPTPQTVDALMKLDLAAGVDVEIKL